The Bacillus sp. Y1 genome has a window encoding:
- the miaA gene encoding tRNA (adenosine(37)-N6)-dimethylallyltransferase MiaA: MIQEKEKVVVLIGPTAVGKTRTSIELAKRFNGEIISGDSMQIYKEMDIGTAKIKQEEMEGITHHLIDIKHPDETFSVAEFQELVRMKITEITNRGKLPMIVGGTGLYIQSAIYDYQFSDAPNNDDLRQQLEDRVKTDGVEVLHKELSQVDPVSADRIHPNNVRRVIRALEVYLTTGQTLTEIQSEQVIEPLYEVSIIGLTMERERLYDRINARVDEMITEGLEEEVKKLYDRGLMHTQALQAIGYKEWYHYFSKEQSLEITIEQLKQNSRRYAKRQLTWFRNKMDVTWFDMTDVTNEEQIQKKITEISTYIEGKLKIKSNTYEIEIKEEDLL; the protein is encoded by the coding sequence ATGATACAGGAGAAGGAAAAAGTCGTCGTCTTAATTGGACCAACAGCCGTTGGGAAAACGAGGACGAGTATTGAGTTAGCGAAGAGATTTAATGGTGAAATCATTAGTGGTGACTCAATGCAAATATATAAAGAAATGGATATCGGAACCGCCAAGATTAAGCAAGAAGAAATGGAAGGAATTACTCATCATCTCATTGATATTAAGCATCCAGATGAGACGTTTTCAGTAGCTGAGTTTCAGGAGCTAGTACGCATGAAAATTACGGAAATCACCAATAGAGGAAAGCTACCAATGATAGTTGGTGGCACGGGACTGTACATTCAATCAGCCATCTATGATTACCAATTTTCTGATGCTCCGAATAATGATGACCTGAGACAACAGCTGGAAGACCGAGTGAAGACAGATGGGGTGGAAGTTCTTCATAAAGAGTTGTCTCAAGTAGATCCGGTAAGTGCGGATCGTATACATCCGAATAATGTTCGACGTGTCATCCGTGCATTAGAGGTTTATTTGACAACCGGACAAACGTTAACGGAAATACAATCGGAGCAAGTGATTGAACCATTGTATGAAGTTTCTATCATTGGCTTAACAATGGAACGTGAACGCTTGTATGATCGTATTAATGCAAGAGTAGATGAAATGATAACAGAAGGTCTAGAAGAAGAAGTGAAAAAGCTATATGACCGTGGGCTGATGCATACACAGGCCTTGCAAGCCATTGGTTATAAGGAGTGGTATCATTATTTTTCAAAAGAACAATCGCTTGAAATAACAATCGAGCAATTAAAGCAGAACTCTCGGCGATACGCGAAACGACAGCTTACATGGTTCCGAAATAAAATGGATGTTACATGGTTTGATATGACAGATGTGACAAATGAGGAACAGATTCAAAAAAAAATTACTGAAATTTCTACGTATATTGAAGGAAAGCTAAAAATAAAATCGAATACATATGAAATAGAGATAAAAGAGGAGGATTTATTATGA
- a CDS encoding MerR family transcriptional regulator yields MSGSDIRRSMPLFPIGIVMQLTELSARQIRYYEEHQLISPARTEGNRRMFSLNDIDQLLEIKDLIEQGVNLAGIKQIFSVKEQQVLSEEIVKEAEKARRDLSDDELRKMLRSELMQAGRFNRSSLRQGDMSRFFH; encoded by the coding sequence ATGAGCGGAAGTGATATCCGTCGTTCCATGCCATTATTTCCAATTGGAATTGTGATGCAGCTTACAGAACTATCTGCAAGACAAATTCGATATTATGAAGAGCACCAATTGATCTCTCCGGCTAGAACTGAGGGAAACAGAAGAATGTTTTCTTTGAATGACATTGATCAGCTTTTAGAAATAAAAGATTTGATCGAGCAAGGTGTGAATCTTGCAGGAATTAAGCAAATTTTTTCTGTGAAAGAGCAACAGGTGCTATCAGAAGAAATAGTGAAGGAAGCAGAGAAAGCAAGACGTGATCTGTCCGATGATGAGTTACGTAAAATGTTGCGCTCAGAGCTTATGCAAGCTGGCCGCTTTAATCGTTCGTCGTTGCGTCAAGGTGATATGTCACGCTTTTTCCACTAA
- a CDS encoding YneB family resolvase-like protein, whose amino-acid sequence MKAIIYCRVSTEKESQYSSLKRQEEELLKLSQQNGMEVVEVIKEQASGYDFDREGILLLLSRLKEEKVDAVLIQDETRLGRGNAKIALLHCILKDNIKLFSVSHNGELQLSESDSMVLQIVSMVEEYQRKLHNSKIKRGMNRAVQNGYRPEKNLKNKGVHAGRERIEVPITEIVRLRDNDLTFSEIAATLRGFGYEISKATVNRRYLEYIEEQKHKKNISPNANKS is encoded by the coding sequence ATGAAGGCAATTATCTATTGTAGAGTAAGTACTGAAAAAGAATCCCAGTACTCTTCTCTAAAAAGGCAGGAAGAAGAACTATTGAAGCTGTCACAACAAAATGGAATGGAAGTTGTTGAAGTGATAAAGGAACAGGCGAGTGGATATGACTTTGACAGAGAAGGTATTTTGCTCCTGCTGTCACGATTAAAGGAAGAGAAAGTAGATGCAGTCCTTATTCAGGATGAAACGAGACTTGGTAGAGGAAATGCGAAAATCGCTCTGCTTCATTGTATACTGAAGGATAACATCAAACTTTTCAGTGTCTCACATAACGGTGAGTTACAACTGTCCGAATCGGATTCCATGGTATTGCAAATTGTAAGTATGGTAGAAGAATATCAGCGAAAGCTTCATAATAGTAAAATTAAAAGAGGAATGAACCGAGCTGTTCAAAACGGTTACAGACCAGAGAAAAATCTGAAAAACAAAGGTGTTCATGCAGGAAGAGAACGTATTGAAGTACCGATAACAGAGATTGTACGGTTAAGAGACAATGATTTAACATTTTCGGAAATCGCTGCAACTTTAAGAGGTTTCGGTTATGAGATCTCAAAAGCTACAGTAAATCGAAGATATCTTGAATACATAGAAGAGCAAAAACATAAAAAAAATATCTCACCAAATGCCAACAAGTCATAA
- the hflX gene encoding GTPase HflX, giving the protein MEQKHEYEKVILVGCQTVEDDERFHYSMEELASLTETAKGTVQATLSQKRDRIHPSTYIGKGKVEELRALEEETEANIIIFNDELSPSQVRNLSKDISARIIDRTQLILDIFAQRARSKEGKLQVELAQLQYLLPRLGGQGTQLSRLGAGIGTRGPGETQLETDRRHIRRRIDDIKAQLKVIVQHRDRYRERRKKNKAFQVALVGYTNAGKSTLFNRLTEADSFEENQLFATLDPMTRKMILPSGFSTLLTDTVGFIQDLPTTLIAAFRSTLEEVREADLLLHVVDMSSADSYQHEQTVHKLLEDLDIQQIPQLTVYNKRDMKNPDFVPTAKTETLQISAFSEEDRYLLKQKIEQVIISEMKFYQVEVPSTEGKLLAQLKNDTILRELAFEEEKDMYLCKGYVLNDHQILGQINQYSI; this is encoded by the coding sequence TTGGAGCAAAAGCATGAGTATGAAAAGGTGATTCTTGTGGGTTGTCAAACCGTAGAGGATGACGAAAGATTTCACTATTCTATGGAGGAGCTAGCTTCTTTAACGGAAACCGCAAAAGGTACAGTACAAGCAACATTATCTCAAAAAAGAGACAGAATCCATCCATCTACATACATAGGTAAAGGGAAAGTTGAAGAGTTGAGAGCATTAGAGGAGGAAACGGAAGCAAATATTATCATATTTAATGATGAGCTTTCGCCGAGTCAGGTCCGAAATCTATCAAAAGACATCTCAGCAAGAATCATTGATCGAACTCAATTAATTTTGGATATTTTTGCCCAACGTGCACGTTCTAAAGAAGGGAAGCTACAAGTCGAATTGGCCCAGCTTCAATATCTTCTTCCGAGGTTGGGTGGGCAAGGAACGCAACTTTCACGACTGGGTGCAGGAATTGGGACGAGAGGTCCGGGGGAAACCCAACTCGAGACCGATCGGAGACATATTCGAAGACGAATTGATGATATTAAAGCACAGCTCAAGGTGATCGTGCAGCATCGTGATCGTTATCGTGAGCGTCGGAAAAAGAATAAAGCCTTTCAAGTGGCGTTAGTCGGGTATACGAATGCTGGTAAATCGACATTATTCAATCGTTTAACGGAAGCAGATTCGTTTGAGGAAAATCAATTGTTTGCCACACTTGACCCGATGACAAGAAAAATGATTCTTCCAAGCGGGTTTAGTACGTTACTAACAGACACGGTTGGATTTATTCAAGACCTACCAACGACATTGATTGCTGCCTTTCGATCAACATTAGAAGAAGTACGAGAAGCTGATCTTCTTTTACACGTCGTTGATATGTCGAGTGCGGATTCATATCAGCATGAACAAACGGTACATAAGTTGTTGGAGGATTTAGATATACAACAAATTCCTCAGTTGACCGTATATAATAAAAGAGATATGAAAAATCCTGACTTTGTTCCAACCGCCAAAACAGAAACGCTGCAGATTTCAGCATTTAGCGAGGAAGATCGCTATTTATTAAAGCAAAAAATAGAACAGGTGATTATTTCAGAAATGAAATTTTACCAAGTTGAGGTTCCTTCCACAGAAGGAAAACTGTTAGCTCAATTAAAAAATGACACGATTTTAAGGGAGCTAGCATTCGAGGAAGAAAAGGATATGTATCTGTGCAAAGGATATGTACTCAACGATCACCAAATATTAGGCCAAATTAATCAATACAGTATTTAG
- the glnA gene encoding type I glutamate--ammonia ligase, translating into MAKFTRDDITRMAEEQNVKFIRLQFTDILGTIKNVEIPISQLEKALDNKMMFDGSSIEGFVRIEESDMYLYPDLDTWVVFPWTAEKGKVARLICDIYNPDGTPFAGDPRNNLRRIIKEMQDLGFSDFNLGPEPEFFLFKLDQAGEPTLELNDNGGYFDLAPTDLGENCRRDIVLELEEMGFEIEASHHEVAPGQHEIDFKYADALSACDQIQTFKLVVKTIARKHGLHATFMPKPLFGVNGSGMHCNVSLFKEGKNAFFDPTGNLELSDTARQFIAGIIKHAPNFTAVTNPTVNSYKRLVPGYEAPCYVAWSARNRSPLIRIPASRGISTRVEVRSVDPAANPYLAMAVLLAAGLDGVKNSLTPPAPVDRNIYVMNKEERQAVGIEDLPATLAAALDNLKSDETMVYALGEHIFEHFVEAKEIEWDMFRTQVHPWEREQYMSMY; encoded by the coding sequence ATGGCTAAGTTTACAAGAGATGATATTACAAGAATGGCAGAAGAACAAAATGTTAAGTTTATTCGTCTGCAATTCACTGACATCTTAGGAACAATCAAAAACGTTGAGATTCCTATCAGTCAGCTTGAAAAAGCTTTAGACAACAAAATGATGTTTGACGGTTCTTCTATCGAAGGTTTCGTTCGTATCGAAGAGTCAGACATGTACTTATATCCAGACTTAGACACATGGGTAGTTTTCCCTTGGACAGCTGAAAAAGGTAAAGTGGCACGTTTAATCTGTGACATCTACAATCCAGATGGAACTCCATTCGCTGGTGACCCACGTAACAACTTAAGAAGAATTATTAAAGAAATGCAAGACTTAGGATTCTCTGATTTCAATCTTGGACCTGAGCCAGAATTCTTCTTATTCAAGCTTGATCAAGCTGGAGAGCCTACACTTGAATTAAACGACAATGGTGGATACTTCGACCTTGCTCCAACAGATCTTGGTGAAAACTGCCGTCGTGATATCGTGTTAGAGCTTGAAGAAATGGGCTTTGAAATTGAAGCATCTCACCATGAGGTAGCTCCAGGACAACACGAAATCGACTTCAAATATGCTGATGCATTAAGCGCTTGTGACCAAATCCAAACGTTCAAGCTTGTTGTTAAAACAATTGCACGTAAGCACGGTCTACATGCTACATTCATGCCGAAGCCATTATTCGGAGTAAACGGTTCTGGAATGCACTGTAACGTTTCTTTATTCAAAGAAGGCAAGAATGCATTCTTCGATCCAACTGGAAACTTAGAACTAAGCGACACTGCTCGTCAGTTCATCGCTGGTATCATTAAGCATGCACCAAACTTTACAGCTGTAACGAACCCAACTGTAAACTCTTATAAGCGTTTAGTACCTGGTTACGAAGCACCTTGCTATGTTGCATGGTCTGCTAGAAACCGTTCACCGCTAATCCGTATCCCTGCATCTCGTGGAATTTCCACTCGTGTAGAAGTGCGTAGCGTTGACCCGGCTGCTAACCCTTACTTAGCAATGGCTGTATTACTTGCTGCAGGTCTTGACGGAGTGAAGAACTCTTTAACACCACCAGCTCCAGTTGACCGCAACATCTACGTTATGAACAAAGAAGAGCGTCAAGCTGTAGGTATCGAAGATCTACCAGCAACACTTGCTGCTGCTTTAGATAACTTAAAATCAGACGAAACAATGGTTTACGCTCTTGGAGAGCATATCTTCGAACACTTCGTAGAAGCAAAAGAAATCGAGTGGGATATGTTCCGTACACAAGTACATCCATGGGAGCGCGAGCAATACATGTCAATGTATTAA
- the spoVK gene encoding stage V sporulation protein K — MKNNGQISIVLNSQKRKPTVTEPYVAPKAIPPEHAALKEIEEELGALVGMEEMKRMIKEIYAWIYVNKKREEAGLKAGKQALHMMFKGNPGTGKTTVARLIGKLFLRMNVLSKGHLIEAERADLVGEYIGHTAQKTRDLVKKALGGILFVDEAYSLGRGGEKDFGKEAIDTLVKHMEDKQHEFILILAGYSREMDDFLTLNPGLHSRFPLVIDFPDYSIEQLMEIGQRMLKEKEYTLSHEAEKKLREHLIWVKSAFSPAGFSNGRYVRNVLEKSIRAQAMRLLMISNFDRHDLMTIRSNDLIFEEDD, encoded by the coding sequence ATGAAAAACAATGGACAAATCAGCATTGTCTTAAATTCTCAGAAACGAAAACCCACTGTTACCGAACCATATGTGGCTCCAAAGGCCATTCCCCCAGAGCATGCAGCATTAAAGGAGATAGAGGAAGAACTTGGTGCGCTTGTTGGAATGGAAGAAATGAAGCGAATGATAAAGGAAATTTACGCATGGATATATGTGAACAAAAAAAGGGAAGAAGCTGGATTAAAAGCGGGGAAACAAGCGCTCCATATGATGTTTAAAGGAAATCCTGGAACAGGGAAAACTACTGTTGCTAGGTTGATTGGGAAGTTATTTCTGCGAATGAATGTCCTTTCCAAAGGTCATTTAATTGAAGCGGAACGGGCCGATCTAGTCGGTGAATACATCGGACATACTGCGCAAAAAACAAGAGACCTCGTTAAGAAAGCGCTCGGGGGAATTCTGTTTGTTGACGAAGCCTACTCTCTTGGAAGAGGCGGAGAAAAGGACTTTGGTAAAGAAGCCATTGACACACTCGTCAAACATATGGAGGATAAACAGCATGAGTTCATCCTAATATTGGCAGGTTATTCAAGAGAAATGGATGATTTTCTCACACTCAATCCTGGATTACATTCTCGGTTTCCCCTTGTCATCGATTTTCCAGATTACAGCATTGAGCAACTTATGGAAATTGGACAGAGAATGCTAAAGGAAAAAGAATACACATTAAGCCATGAAGCAGAAAAGAAGCTTCGGGAGCATCTCATATGGGTGAAATCAGCGTTTAGCCCAGCTGGCTTCTCGAATGGGCGATACGTTAGAAATGTTCTCGAAAAATCGATCCGAGCTCAGGCAATGAGATTGTTAATGATAAGTAACTTCGACCGGCATGATTTAATGACGATACGAAGCAATGATCTTATATTTGAAGAAGATGACTAG
- a CDS encoding methionine gamma-lyase family protein, whose translation MYQHFTFGEALKPIVRQVEEQIFMKHKQIGETVEANQFRVLESYQRHQVSDSHFIPSTGYGYDDIGRDTLEKIYADVFGGEAGLVRPQIISGTHAISIALFGVLRPGDELLYITGKPYDTLEEIVGIRGNGVGSLKEFRISYQSVDLKEDGQVNYEHVKTMIKPNTKMIGIQRSKGYANRPSFTINQIKEMIEFVKNIKEDVVVFVDNCYGEFVELMEPCHVGADLMAGSLIKNPGGGLAKTGGYIVGKEKYVEACSYRMTSPGIGAEAGASLYSLQEMYQGFFLAPHVVGQALKGAVFTSAMLDRLGMNTNPAWDAERTDLIQSVQFDDKEKMIAFCQAIQFASPINSHVTAYPAYMPGYEDDVIMAAGTFIQGASIELSADGPIRPPYVAYVQGGLTYSHVKMAILIALNRLAEKQLIDFN comes from the coding sequence ATGTATCAGCATTTCACATTTGGGGAAGCATTAAAGCCAATCGTTCGGCAGGTCGAAGAGCAAATTTTTATGAAGCATAAACAAATTGGTGAGACGGTGGAAGCGAATCAGTTTCGCGTTCTAGAAAGCTATCAGCGCCATCAAGTGAGTGATTCTCACTTTATCCCTTCAACAGGATATGGCTATGATGATATTGGTAGGGATACATTAGAGAAGATTTATGCCGATGTGTTTGGTGGAGAAGCAGGTCTTGTACGTCCACAAATCATCTCCGGTACTCATGCAATTTCAATTGCTTTATTTGGTGTATTACGACCCGGAGATGAACTTCTTTACATAACAGGAAAACCGTATGATACATTGGAGGAAATTGTAGGGATTCGTGGGAATGGTGTAGGTTCTTTAAAGGAATTTCGAATATCTTATCAAAGTGTAGATTTAAAAGAGGATGGACAGGTCAATTACGAACATGTAAAAACAATGATTAAGCCGAATACAAAAATGATCGGTATTCAACGTTCCAAAGGGTATGCAAACAGACCATCTTTTACCATCAATCAAATTAAAGAAATGATTGAATTTGTTAAAAATATAAAAGAAGATGTTGTCGTATTTGTTGATAATTGTTATGGTGAATTTGTAGAGTTAATGGAGCCTTGCCATGTAGGCGCTGACTTGATGGCAGGCTCCTTAATTAAGAACCCTGGTGGGGGGCTTGCCAAAACTGGTGGGTATATCGTTGGGAAAGAAAAATATGTAGAAGCATGCTCCTATAGGATGACCTCACCAGGTATTGGAGCAGAAGCGGGTGCCTCTCTTTATAGCCTTCAAGAAATGTACCAAGGCTTCTTTTTAGCACCGCATGTGGTTGGACAAGCATTAAAGGGTGCTGTTTTTACCTCAGCCATGCTTGACAGATTAGGAATGAACACAAATCCAGCCTGGGATGCAGAACGGACAGATTTGATTCAATCGGTTCAATTTGATGACAAAGAGAAAATGATTGCCTTTTGCCAAGCCATTCAATTTGCTTCTCCTATTAACTCGCATGTAACGGCATACCCGGCTTATATGCCTGGTTATGAAGATGATGTGATCATGGCTGCTGGTACATTTATACAAGGGGCTAGCATTGAATTAAGCGCCGATGGACCAATACGACCACCGTATGTTGCTTATGTACAGGGAGGACTAACCTATTCTCATGTGAAAATGGCCATACTGATCGCGTTGAACCGATTAGCTGAAAAACAACTAATTGATTTTAATTAA
- a CDS encoding CBO0543 family protein, with the protein MTFQDGLKRVEKGTDLIKEGNHLIIDATVNAFFFTWQWWVAVLMIIVPWALWAILRKRESSSRLLFSASIVMMLSTTIDALGVEHGRWVYPVKAIPIPTISYSFRYSLMPVLIMFFLQYKPNVNPFIKGIILAGISAYIGMPLMAMMDMYKKIDWAYTYSFFIILFLYLMAHWFSRRKSFEPL; encoded by the coding sequence ATGACGTTTCAAGATGGTCTAAAGCGAGTCGAAAAAGGAACCGACTTAATTAAGGAGGGAAATCATCTTATTATAGATGCGACCGTAAATGCCTTTTTTTTTACTTGGCAATGGTGGGTTGCGGTTTTAATGATCATTGTTCCATGGGCACTCTGGGCAATATTACGTAAAAGAGAGAGCTCATCACGATTACTTTTCTCTGCATCTATCGTAATGATGCTATCTACAACGATTGATGCGTTAGGAGTGGAACATGGAAGGTGGGTTTATCCAGTAAAAGCCATTCCAATTCCGACAATTAGTTATTCGTTTCGTTATTCTCTTATGCCGGTCCTTATTATGTTTTTCCTTCAATACAAACCGAACGTTAATCCATTTATAAAGGGAATCATTCTGGCTGGTATTAGTGCATACATTGGGATGCCGCTGATGGCGATGATGGATATGTATAAGAAAATTGATTGGGCTTATACCTATTCTTTCTTTATCATCTTGTTCTTGTATCTCATGGCCCATTGGTTTAGTCGAAGAAAGAGCTTTGAGCCATTGTAA
- the yneA gene encoding cell division suppressor protein YneA, whose protein sequence is MKNLWNNYSYAIILVVLSILASIILVISNGESVEEKYMSVTINEGETLWDLCKDYADKHALSETEFVSWVEEINDINGNVLLVGDEIYIPVELNDSTVTELASK, encoded by the coding sequence ATGAAAAATTTATGGAACAATTACTCATATGCTATTATTCTAGTTGTCTTATCTATCCTAGCGTCTATCATTTTAGTAATTTCTAATGGTGAATCAGTTGAGGAAAAATATATGTCTGTAACGATTAATGAAGGTGAAACACTTTGGGATCTTTGTAAGGACTATGCTGATAAGCATGCTTTATCTGAAACAGAGTTTGTATCCTGGGTAGAAGAAATCAATGATATTAATGGAAATGTATTGTTAGTAGGTGATGAAATCTATATCCCTGTTGAATTAAACGATTCCACTGTTACAGAGCTAGCATCAAAATAG
- the hfq gene encoding RNA chaperone Hfq: MKQAINIQDQFLNQLRKDSTNCTVFLLNGFQLRGQIKGFDNFTILFECEGKQQLVYKHAISTFSPLRNVQIDLEGPQQQ, translated from the coding sequence ATGAAGCAAGCCATTAATATCCAAGATCAATTTTTAAATCAACTTCGCAAAGACAGTACTAATTGTACGGTGTTTTTGTTGAATGGCTTTCAATTAAGAGGACAAATTAAAGGCTTTGATAACTTTACGATACTATTTGAATGTGAAGGGAAGCAACAGCTTGTATATAAGCATGCCATTTCTACTTTTTCACCACTGCGCAATGTTCAAATTGATTTAGAAGGACCACAGCAGCAATAA
- a CDS encoding DUF896 domain-containing protein — protein sequence MLPKEKMARINELAKKAKAVGLTEVEAKEQSKLRSEYLQTFRSSMLGTLQGVKIVDPLGEDVTPEKLKRLKNSKKLH from the coding sequence ATGCTACCGAAGGAAAAAATGGCTAGAATTAATGAACTAGCAAAAAAAGCAAAAGCTGTAGGGTTAACAGAAGTGGAAGCAAAGGAGCAGTCAAAGCTTCGTAGTGAATATTTACAAACATTTCGATCATCTATGCTAGGAACGCTCCAAGGTGTAAAAATTGTTGATCCTCTTGGTGAGGATGTAACACCTGAAAAACTAAAGAGATTAAAAAATAGCAAAAAACTACATTAA
- the lexA gene encoding transcriptional repressor LexA, giving the protein MTKLSKRQVDILEYIKEEVKQKGYPPSVREIGEAVGLASSSTVHGHLARLESKGYIRRDPTKPRAIEILDLDEVVSNIPKYNIVNVPVVGKVTAGIPITAIENVEEYFPLPERLAPADEQVFMLEVMGDSMIEAGILDGDYVIVKQQQTANNGDIVVAMTEEDEATVKRFFKEKDYVRLQPENSSLAPIILRNVSILGKVIGVYRHIH; this is encoded by the coding sequence ATGACAAAACTATCAAAACGTCAGGTAGATATACTAGAATATATAAAAGAAGAAGTTAAGCAAAAGGGCTACCCGCCTTCCGTTCGTGAAATTGGGGAAGCTGTTGGTTTAGCGTCAAGTTCAACCGTACACGGCCACTTAGCTAGACTTGAAAGTAAAGGGTATATTCGAAGAGACCCTACAAAGCCACGGGCAATCGAGATTCTGGATCTTGATGAGGTGGTAAGCAATATACCAAAATATAATATTGTTAACGTTCCTGTAGTCGGAAAAGTAACTGCAGGTATACCTATAACTGCAATCGAGAATGTTGAAGAGTATTTTCCTCTCCCGGAACGTCTTGCCCCTGCGGATGAACAAGTTTTTATGCTTGAGGTTATGGGAGACAGTATGATTGAGGCTGGAATCCTTGATGGTGATTACGTGATCGTGAAGCAGCAGCAAACAGCGAATAACGGAGACATCGTTGTTGCCATGACTGAGGAAGATGAGGCAACAGTTAAGAGATTCTTCAAAGAAAAGGACTATGTCCGTTTGCAGCCAGAGAACTCTTCTCTAGCACCAATTATCCTACGAAATGTGTCTATCTTAGGAAAAGTGATCGGAGTATATCGTCATATTCATTAA